A portion of the Flavobacterium limnophilum genome contains these proteins:
- a CDS encoding UDP-N-acetylmuramoyl-L-alanyl-D-glutamate--2,6-diaminopimelate ligase: MIILKEIIYKVAIEAVKGSTDIAINKMEFDSRNIGANDVFVAIRGTISDGHDYVEKAINLGAVAIVCDTFPENLASGITYIQVIDTNKALAFMAANYFGNPSGKLKLVGITGTNGKTTIASLLYQLYKKAGFKVGLLSTVKILVDDIEYKATHTTPDSITINHYLKEMVDAGVEYCFMEVSSHGIHQKRTEALHFAGGVFTNLSHDHLDYHPTFAEYRDVKKSFFDNLPKTAFALSNIDDKNGQVMLQNTGAKKLTYALKSYADYKAQILENQLSGLLLKINGNEVWVKLIGTFNAYNLLAIYGTAVELGMESLEVLRLLSDLESVSGRFQFIVSSTNITAIVDYAHTPDALENVLKTINDIRTKNEQLITVVGCGGNRDKTKRPIMAEIASEMSDKVILTSDNPRNEDPEVIIHEMEQGVAPQNFKKSLSITDRKQAIKTACQLAQPNDIILIAGKGHETYQEIQGIRHDFDDMKTVTELLNQLNK, encoded by the coding sequence GTGATTATTCTAAAAGAAATAATATACAAAGTCGCTATCGAAGCCGTAAAAGGTTCGACAGATATTGCCATCAATAAAATGGAATTCGATTCCAGAAATATTGGTGCCAATGATGTTTTTGTGGCTATTCGCGGGACAATTTCAGACGGGCATGATTATGTCGAGAAAGCCATTAATTTGGGAGCCGTTGCCATCGTTTGCGATACTTTTCCGGAAAATCTTGCAAGTGGCATTACCTACATTCAAGTAATAGACACCAATAAAGCCTTGGCTTTTATGGCTGCCAATTATTTTGGAAATCCCTCAGGAAAATTAAAATTGGTGGGTATTACCGGCACCAATGGCAAAACGACAATCGCTTCTTTGTTGTATCAATTGTATAAAAAAGCAGGTTTCAAAGTGGGATTGTTGTCCACCGTAAAAATCTTGGTTGATGACATTGAATACAAAGCAACCCATACTACGCCAGATTCAATAACGATCAATCATTATTTGAAGGAAATGGTTGATGCAGGCGTTGAATACTGTTTTATGGAAGTGAGTTCGCACGGTATTCATCAAAAACGCACCGAAGCTTTGCATTTTGCAGGAGGAGTTTTTACCAATTTATCGCACGATCATTTGGATTATCATCCCACTTTTGCCGAATACCGCGACGTAAAAAAATCGTTTTTCGACAATTTGCCAAAAACGGCTTTCGCATTATCCAATATTGATGATAAAAATGGGCAAGTGATGTTGCAAAACACTGGAGCCAAAAAATTGACTTACGCCTTAAAATCTTATGCCGATTACAAAGCACAAATTCTCGAAAATCAATTGTCGGGCTTGTTGTTGAAAATAAACGGAAATGAAGTTTGGGTAAAACTCATCGGCACTTTCAATGCTTACAATCTATTGGCCATTTACGGAACGGCTGTGGAATTAGGAATGGAAAGTCTGGAAGTATTACGATTGTTATCAGATTTAGAAAGTGTTTCGGGACGTTTTCAATTCATCGTTTCCAGTACCAATATCACGGCAATTGTGGATTATGCGCATACGCCGGATGCATTGGAAAACGTGTTGAAAACCATTAATGATATCCGTACCAAAAACGAACAATTGATTACGGTTGTAGGTTGTGGCGGGAACAGGGACAAAACCAAACGGCCTATTATGGCAGAAATTGCCTCAGAAATGAGTGACAAAGTAATCCTGACTTCGGACAATCCAAGAAATGAAGATCCAGAGGTTATTATCCACGAAATGGAGCAAGGTGTTGCACCTCAAAATTTTAAAAAATCACTGTCGATTACCGATAGAAAGCAAGCCATAAAAACGGCTTGTCAATTGGCCCAGCCCAACGATATTATTCTAATCGCGGGAAAAGGACACGAAACCTATCAAGAAATTCAAGGCATTCGTCACGATTTTGACGACATGAAAACAGTTACCGAATTACTAAACCAACTCAATAAATAG
- a CDS encoding cell division protein FtsQ/DivIB translates to MKLFKWTNVRLILMFSLVIFLFSFTLKRNENRKLTKSAVFFVGDNSPFITQETVNKLLIENEKDAQTIGKDKLDLNKLEKALNAHEMIEKSDVFVSIDGVLKAVVKQKTPIARFFDGEESFYIDYKGGRMPLSTNFTARVPLVSGEINKKNNEDLTELFRIIYDDAFLKKNIIGVQIMPNGSLKMLNRNFSYQIDFGGTKRMEAKFNNYKAFFQKAVLDSSLYKYKTIDLRFAQQVVCTK, encoded by the coding sequence ATGAAACTCTTTAAATGGACAAATGTTCGATTAATACTAATGTTTTCATTGGTAATTTTCTTGTTTTCGTTTACGTTAAAACGAAATGAAAACAGAAAATTGACTAAATCGGCGGTTTTTTTTGTAGGAGATAACTCTCCATTCATCACTCAAGAAACGGTTAATAAATTGTTAATAGAAAATGAAAAAGACGCGCAAACTATCGGTAAAGATAAATTAGATTTGAATAAGTTAGAGAAAGCTTTGAACGCTCATGAAATGATTGAGAAATCAGACGTGTTTGTGAGCATTGATGGGGTCTTAAAAGCAGTGGTAAAACAAAAAACTCCCATAGCTAGGTTTTTTGACGGAGAAGAATCTTTCTATATTGATTACAAAGGGGGTAGGATGCCTTTGTCAACGAATTTTACAGCTAGAGTTCCGCTTGTTTCCGGAGAAATAAATAAAAAAAATAACGAAGATTTGACCGAATTGTTTCGGATAATTTATGACGATGCGTTTTTGAAAAAAAACATCATTGGTGTACAAATTATGCCGAACGGGAGCCTAAAAATGCTCAACAGGAATTTTAGTTATCAAATAGATTTTGGCGGAACCAAAAGAATGGAAGCCAAATTCAATAATTACAAGGCATTTTTTCAGAAGGCGGTTTTAGATAGTTCGCTATATAAATACAAAACAATTGATCTCAGGTTTGCTCAGCAAGTAGTGTGTACTAAATAA
- a CDS encoding FtsW/RodA/SpoVE family cell cycle protein: MKELVNNLKGDRVIWSFVALLALFSFMPVFSASSNLAYLGRGTGNTISYLLKHFSHIIIGFFIIFGVHKVPYHYYKGLSKIGLPIVWLLLAYTLIKGTVIAGANASRWIQVPFIGITFQTSTLAFIVLMLYVARYLSKKREVEDTFQESLVQLWIPVFITLGMILPANFSTAALMFSMVLMLSFVGKYPLKYIGFIIGMGIFSLAFFVLVAKAFPDAFKNRVNTWENRIENFTSNKPGEDDYQIEKAKIAIASGGIYGLGPGKSVQKHFLPQSSSDFIYAIIVEEWGLIGGLGVLTLYLLLFFRFIVAAHKTNTLFGKLLVVGLGFPIIFQAMINMAVAVELLPVTGQTLPLISSGGSSIWMVCIALGIIINVTKKEEEIAQEISDKAKREAALQKLIDKQLEEENEEELKESEAENYSIEDSSNNPMNAVLNK, encoded by the coding sequence ATGAAAGAACTAGTAAACAATCTAAAAGGAGACAGGGTAATATGGTCATTCGTGGCTTTATTGGCGTTGTTTTCGTTTATGCCTGTTTTTAGTGCGAGTAGTAATTTAGCTTATTTGGGTCGTGGAACAGGAAATACGATTAGTTATTTGCTGAAGCATTTTTCGCACATTATCATTGGATTCTTTATCATTTTTGGAGTTCATAAAGTACCATATCATTATTATAAAGGGCTTTCAAAAATTGGTTTGCCAATAGTTTGGCTGTTGTTGGCCTATACTTTGATCAAAGGAACGGTTATCGCCGGAGCCAATGCCAGTCGTTGGATACAAGTGCCGTTTATTGGAATAACATTTCAAACTTCAACATTGGCATTTATCGTTTTGATGCTTTATGTGGCGAGATATTTGTCGAAGAAAAGGGAAGTGGAGGATACTTTTCAAGAATCGTTGGTGCAACTTTGGATTCCTGTTTTTATCACATTGGGAATGATTTTGCCTGCCAATTTTTCTACGGCAGCATTAATGTTTTCGATGGTACTGATGTTGAGTTTTGTTGGAAAATATCCATTAAAATATATTGGCTTTATAATTGGAATGGGAATTTTTTCGTTAGCTTTTTTTGTATTGGTAGCCAAAGCTTTTCCCGATGCATTTAAAAATCGTGTGAATACTTGGGAAAATCGTATCGAAAATTTCACGTCAAACAAACCGGGGGAAGATGATTACCAGATAGAAAAAGCAAAAATAGCCATAGCTTCCGGTGGAATTTACGGATTAGGTCCTGGGAAAAGTGTTCAAAAACATTTCTTGCCGCAATCTTCCTCCGATTTTATTTACGCCATTATTGTCGAAGAATGGGGGTTAATAGGAGGTTTGGGGGTTTTGACCCTGTATCTTTTGTTGTTCTTTAGATTCATCGTTGCAGCCCATAAGACCAATACTTTATTTGGAAAATTACTGGTCGTCGGACTTGGATTTCCAATCATTTTTCAGGCGATGATCAATATGGCCGTTGCGGTCGAATTATTGCCGGTAACGGGACAAACATTGCCGCTCATCAGTAGTGGTGGGAGTTCTATTTGGATGGTGTGTATTGCTTTGGGAATTATCATTAACGTGACTAAAAAAGAGGAAGAAATTGCTCAAGAAATAAGTGATAAAGCCAAAAGAGAAGCCGCTCTTCAAAAGTTAATTGACAAACAATTGGAAGAAGAAAACGAAGAAGAGCTCAAAGAAAGTGAAGCTGAAAACTATTCTATCGAAGACAGTTCGAATAATCCAATGAATGCAGTTTTGAATAAATAA
- the murD gene encoding UDP-N-acetylmuramoyl-L-alanine--D-glutamate ligase: MRLVVLGGGESGVGTAILGKKKGYDVFVSDFGKIKDYYKEVLLINGIVWEEGKHTEELILNADVVMKSPGIPEKKSAIVKKLVEKGIPVISEIEFATPFTKAVTIGITGSNGKTTTTMLTYHLLKSAGLNVGLGGNIGKSFAWQVAEDKFDSYVLELSSFQLDGIIDYKPHIAIITNISPDHLDRYDYKYEKYVASKFRITMNQTEEDFLIYDADDEAIAEWLKNNKTKAQLIPFSLTQTFEMGAFIKEKTMEVNIINEEEFTMETETMALEGKHNMKNAMAATSVAKLMKIRNATIRESLSNFQGVEHRLEKVLKIQNVQYINDSKATNVNATFFALDSMNTPTVWIVGGVDKGNDYNELMSLVREKVKAIICLGIDNRKIIDVFGNVVDIMVEVNNMEDAVKTAQRLSEKGDTVLLSPACASFDLFENYEDRGNQFKKAVKHL, from the coding sequence ATGAGATTGGTAGTTTTAGGCGGAGGAGAAAGCGGTGTTGGAACCGCAATTCTGGGCAAGAAAAAAGGATATGATGTTTTTGTGTCCGATTTTGGAAAAATTAAAGACTATTACAAGGAAGTTCTTTTGATTAATGGAATAGTTTGGGAAGAAGGTAAGCATACGGAAGAACTGATTTTGAATGCGGATGTAGTGATGAAAAGTCCAGGGATTCCGGAGAAAAAATCGGCAATCGTAAAGAAATTAGTCGAAAAAGGAATTCCGGTAATTTCTGAAATCGAGTTTGCCACGCCATTTACAAAAGCCGTCACGATTGGAATCACGGGGAGCAACGGGAAAACGACAACGACAATGTTGACCTATCATTTGCTGAAATCGGCAGGATTAAATGTCGGTTTGGGAGGCAATATCGGAAAGAGTTTTGCCTGGCAAGTTGCCGAAGACAAATTCGATAGTTATGTGCTGGAGTTGAGCAGTTTTCAACTGGACGGAATTATAGATTACAAGCCGCACATTGCCATAATCACGAATATTAGTCCAGATCATTTGGATCGATACGATTACAAATACGAGAAGTATGTCGCATCGAAATTTAGAATAACAATGAACCAAACTGAGGAAGATTTCCTCATTTACGATGCCGATGACGAGGCCATCGCTGAATGGTTAAAAAACAATAAAACAAAAGCCCAATTAATTCCTTTTTCGTTGACACAAACATTCGAAATGGGAGCCTTTATAAAAGAAAAAACAATGGAAGTAAACATCATCAACGAAGAAGAATTCACAATGGAGACCGAAACTATGGCACTTGAAGGAAAGCACAATATGAAAAATGCAATGGCAGCAACCTCTGTGGCAAAATTGATGAAGATTAGAAATGCAACCATTAGGGAAAGTTTGTCCAATTTTCAAGGTGTGGAACACCGTTTGGAGAAAGTGCTGAAAATTCAAAATGTGCAATACATCAACGATTCCAAAGCGACCAACGTGAACGCCACTTTTTTTGCCTTGGACAGCATGAATACGCCAACCGTTTGGATTGTGGGTGGTGTTGATAAAGGAAATGATTACAACGAATTGATGTCATTGGTTCGCGAAAAAGTAAAAGCGATCATCTGCCTGGGTATTGACAACAGAAAAATTATTGATGTTTTTGGCAACGTGGTCGATATTATGGTTGAGGTAAACAATATGGAAGATGCCGTAAAAACAGCACAACGATTATCCGAAAAAGGAGATACTGTGTTGTTGTCACCTGCTTGTGCGAGTTTCGATTTGTTCGAAAATTACGAAGACAGAGGAAATCAATTTAAAAAAGCGGTAAAACATTTATAA
- the mraY gene encoding phospho-N-acetylmuramoyl-pentapeptide-transferase, translating into MLYYLFEYLDKTMDVPGTGVFQYITFRSALALMLSLLLSTIYGKRVVSFLRKQQIGETVRELGLQGQNEKAGTPTMGGLIIIFATLIPVILFAKLQNIYIVLLIVTTLWMGTIGFIDDYIKIFKKDKQGLKGIFKVFGQVGLGLIVGTVLYFHPGVNIRTDLKKASVNINQTETVITPAPVYEKSTATTIPFVKNNEFDYAELLAWTGEGYENWAWLIFIPVVIFIITAVSNGANLTDGIDGLAAGTSAVSVLALGIFTFVSGNIIFSNYLNIMYIPNSGEMTVFIAAFVGALIGFLWYNSYPASVFMGDTGSLTIGGVIAVLAIAVRKELLIPFFCGIFLVENISVVMQVAYFKYTKKRFGEGRRIFLMAPLHHHYQKKGYHESKIVTRFWIVAIMLAILSIVTLKLR; encoded by the coding sequence ATGCTGTATTATTTATTTGAATATTTAGACAAAACAATGGACGTTCCTGGAACGGGGGTTTTTCAATACATTACTTTTAGATCGGCATTGGCATTGATGCTTTCCCTGCTTTTATCCACGATTTATGGAAAACGAGTAGTTAGCTTTTTGCGAAAACAACAAATCGGGGAAACGGTTCGTGAACTTGGTTTGCAAGGTCAAAACGAAAAAGCGGGAACACCTACAATGGGAGGATTAATTATCATATTTGCCACCTTGATTCCGGTTATTCTTTTTGCCAAACTGCAAAATATATACATCGTTTTATTGATTGTAACCACCTTATGGATGGGGACTATTGGTTTTATTGATGATTATATCAAAATTTTCAAAAAAGACAAACAAGGGTTGAAAGGGATTTTCAAAGTTTTTGGGCAAGTGGGTCTGGGTCTAATTGTTGGAACTGTACTTTATTTTCATCCAGGAGTAAATATTAGAACCGATTTGAAAAAAGCAAGTGTCAATATTAATCAAACGGAAACCGTAATTACTCCAGCTCCGGTTTATGAAAAATCAACGGCAACCACAATTCCATTCGTTAAAAACAACGAATTTGATTATGCCGAATTGTTGGCTTGGACTGGTGAAGGCTATGAAAATTGGGCTTGGTTAATTTTCATTCCGGTGGTGATTTTTATAATCACGGCGGTTTCAAATGGAGCCAATTTAACAGATGGAATCGATGGTTTGGCGGCTGGAACATCGGCTGTTTCGGTTCTTGCATTGGGGATTTTTACGTTCGTTTCTGGAAATATTATTTTCTCCAATTATTTGAACATAATGTACATCCCAAATTCGGGTGAGATGACGGTTTTTATTGCGGCTTTTGTGGGAGCTTTAATCGGATTCCTTTGGTATAATTCCTATCCCGCATCCGTATTTATGGGCGATACGGGAAGTTTGACTATAGGTGGTGTAATTGCCGTTCTTGCGATTGCCGTTCGAAAAGAGTTGTTGATTCCCTTTTTCTGTGGAATATTCTTGGTCGAAAATATTTCGGTAGTTATGCAAGTGGCTTATTTCAAATACACCAAAAAACGTTTTGGCGAAGGCCGAAGAATATTCTTGATGGCGCCTTTGCATCATCATTATCAAAAGAAAGGCTATCACGAAAGTAAAATTGTAACCCGATTTTGGATTGTTGCCATAATGCTCGCCATATTGTCAATCGTAACCTTAAAATTAAGATAA
- the murG gene encoding undecaprenyldiphospho-muramoylpentapeptide beta-N-acetylglucosaminyltransferase: MKKLKFILSGGGTGGHIYPAVAIANELKSRFPEADFLFVGADDKMEMQKVPQSGYKIEGLCIAGLQRKLTLQNAMFPFKLISSLWKSRKIIKKFKPDVVIGTGGFASGPLLQMANTLNIPTVIQEQNSYPGITNKLLSKKANKICVAYENLGRFFPKEKMILTGNPVRQDLIDIEGKRAEAIQYFNLDPNKKTLLVLGGSLGARRMNQLIEKELDKFIAQGVQIIWQCGKLYFEDYKKYNSNNVQVLAFIDRMDLVYAAADIVISRAGASSVSELCIVGKPVIFIPSPNVAEDHQTKNAQAIVDKKGALMLKESELDSQFSLVFEALLKDQGKQEQLSKYIKHLALPNATKEIVDEIVKLIQ, translated from the coding sequence ATGAAAAAATTAAAATTCATATTAAGTGGAGGCGGAACCGGAGGACATATCTATCCTGCAGTTGCTATCGCCAATGAATTGAAATCTCGTTTTCCTGAAGCTGATTTCCTTTTTGTGGGGGCAGATGATAAAATGGAGATGCAAAAAGTGCCGCAATCGGGTTACAAAATTGAAGGTCTTTGTATTGCTGGTTTACAGCGAAAATTGACTTTGCAAAATGCCATGTTTCCATTTAAATTGATCAGTAGTTTATGGAAATCAAGAAAGATAATCAAGAAATTTAAACCAGATGTGGTTATTGGAACTGGCGGTTTTGCTTCCGGTCCATTGTTGCAAATGGCCAATACGTTGAATATTCCAACGGTAATTCAAGAACAAAATTCCTATCCCGGAATAACCAATAAATTATTGAGCAAAAAAGCCAATAAAATTTGTGTGGCTTATGAAAATCTAGGGCGTTTTTTTCCAAAAGAAAAAATGATTTTGACCGGAAATCCCGTGCGTCAGGATTTGATTGACATCGAAGGCAAAAGAGCAGAAGCCATACAATATTTCAATTTGGATCCCAACAAGAAAACATTGTTGGTTCTTGGCGGAAGCCTTGGTGCTAGAAGAATGAACCAATTAATTGAAAAGGAATTGGACAAGTTTATTGCCCAAGGTGTGCAGATAATTTGGCAATGCGGAAAATTATATTTCGAAGATTACAAGAAATACAATTCGAATAATGTTCAGGTTTTGGCGTTTATTGACCGAATGGATTTGGTTTATGCCGCCGCCGATATCGTAATTTCAAGAGCAGGAGCATCATCCGTATCAGAATTGTGCATCGTTGGAAAACCAGTGATTTTTATTCCGTCACCCAACGTGGCCGAAGATCATCAAACCAAAAATGCACAAGCCATCGTGGATAAAAAAGGAGCTTTGATGTTGAAAGAATCCGAGCTGGATTCGCAATTCAGCCTAGTTTTTGAAGCTTTATTGAAAGATCAAGGTAAACAAGAGCAACTGAGCAAATACATCAAACATTTGGCTTTGCCCAACGCAACAAAAGAGATTGTTGACGAAATAGTAAAATTAATCCAGTAG
- a CDS encoding penicillin-binding protein gives MAVEDKNISYRIYLVAFAIFLMAIAIAIKLTNIQWVEGDYYRKLAKERTVKNFVIPANKGNIYSADGSLLATSIPNYEIRFDALAPKSEAFEKNVKSLSDSLSILLGKPSYFFLNEFRKARANKNRYFLVARDLSFTEYMQIKGFPLFKLGPYKGGIIVEQKTVREHPIGKIAERTVGYIGFDAEGNQNPVGIEGAFGKYLDGKDGKILKQKIAKGQWKPIRDVNEIDPQDGYDVVSTIDVYIQDIAHHALLKQLELYQADHGCVVVMETKTGYVKAITNLGRDEKLGLYSERLNYAIGESHEPGSTYKLVDLMTLLEDKKIDTSAVFDSHGGVIKYSGKSVRDSHEGGYGKISLARGFELSSNTVMVQAVYNNYKNNPSEFVNHVNKYGLNKCLGLPIKGEGKPFVPQPSDKNWSNLSLPWMAFGYGVSITPLQTLTFYNAVANNGVMVKPQFVSEIKEWNRTIKKYDTEVMNQKICSQETILKLHAVLENVVKKGTGSKLYSKDFSMAGKTGTAAVNYSKNGGSEKYYASSFVGYFPAESPKYSCIVVVHKPSTANNNYYGADVAGPVFKRIAQKIFTDAPSTNEIKNINRAISKQEKNYNTYFKKSEKKYLSIPNLKGMSGMDAVALLGNLGVKVKIVGVGKVKKQSIQPGENLTKNTTITLELS, from the coding sequence ATGGCAGTAGAAGATAAAAATATATCCTATAGAATTTATCTGGTCGCTTTCGCCATCTTCTTGATGGCCATTGCGATTGCCATAAAGTTGACCAATATTCAATGGGTCGAAGGAGATTATTATCGAAAATTAGCCAAAGAAAGAACCGTCAAAAATTTCGTCATTCCTGCCAATAAAGGGAATATTTATTCTGCCGACGGAAGCTTGTTGGCCACTTCCATTCCCAATTATGAAATCCGTTTTGACGCTCTTGCCCCAAAATCGGAAGCATTCGAAAAAAACGTAAAATCCCTGTCGGATTCCTTGTCGATTCTTTTGGGAAAACCAAGCTATTTTTTTCTTAACGAATTTAGAAAAGCCAGGGCAAACAAAAACAGATATTTTCTGGTGGCTCGCGATTTGAGTTTCACGGAATATATGCAAATCAAAGGTTTTCCATTATTTAAACTTGGCCCTTACAAAGGAGGGATTATCGTTGAGCAAAAAACGGTAAGAGAGCATCCAATTGGTAAAATTGCCGAGAGAACGGTTGGCTATATTGGATTTGATGCTGAAGGAAATCAAAATCCAGTGGGTATTGAAGGTGCTTTCGGAAAATACCTTGACGGTAAAGACGGAAAAATACTAAAGCAGAAAATTGCCAAAGGTCAGTGGAAACCCATTCGTGATGTTAACGAAATTGACCCTCAAGACGGGTATGATGTTGTGTCCACAATTGACGTTTATATTCAGGATATAGCACACCATGCTTTGTTAAAACAGTTGGAACTCTATCAAGCTGATCACGGCTGTGTTGTTGTTATGGAGACTAAAACAGGATATGTGAAAGCAATTACTAATTTAGGGAGAGACGAGAAGTTAGGTTTGTATTCTGAAAGATTGAATTATGCAATTGGTGAATCGCATGAGCCAGGTTCGACTTATAAATTGGTCGATTTGATGACATTGTTAGAAGACAAAAAAATAGACACGAGTGCAGTTTTTGACAGTCACGGCGGCGTAATAAAATACTCGGGAAAATCAGTTCGGGATTCACACGAAGGAGGTTACGGAAAAATTTCCTTGGCACGTGGATTTGAGTTGTCGTCAAATACGGTAATGGTTCAGGCAGTTTACAATAACTACAAAAACAATCCATCGGAATTTGTCAATCACGTCAATAAATATGGTTTGAATAAATGTTTGGGGCTTCCAATAAAAGGAGAAGGAAAGCCTTTTGTGCCGCAGCCTAGTGATAAAAATTGGTCTAATCTTTCGCTTCCATGGATGGCTTTTGGTTATGGAGTTTCGATTACGCCATTGCAAACCTTGACGTTTTATAATGCTGTCGCCAATAACGGAGTAATGGTGAAGCCACAATTTGTTTCGGAAATCAAGGAGTGGAACAGAACCATCAAAAAATACGATACCGAAGTGATGAACCAGAAAATATGCTCGCAAGAAACCATCTTGAAGTTGCATGCAGTTCTTGAAAATGTGGTAAAAAAAGGAACGGGTTCTAAGTTGTATTCCAAAGATTTTTCGATGGCGGGAAAAACAGGAACTGCGGCAGTAAATTATTCAAAAAATGGAGGTTCCGAAAAATATTATGCCTCTTCCTTCGTGGGTTATTTTCCAGCCGAAAGTCCTAAATATTCATGCATAGTAGTGGTTCACAAGCCAAGCACGGCAAACAATAATTATTATGGCGCCGATGTGGCTGGCCCAGTTTTCAAACGAATTGCCCAAAAGATTTTTACCGATGCGCCGTCAACAAACGAGATAAAAAATATAAACAGGGCGATATCAAAACAAGAAAAGAATTACAATACCTATTTCAAAAAATCAGAAAAGAAATATTTGTCCATTCCAAATCTTAAAGGAATGTCTGGAATGGATGCCGTTGCTCTTCTTGGAAATCTTGGAGTAAAAGTAAAAATAGTGGGCGTTGGAAAAGTAAAAAAACAATCCATTCAGCCAGGAGAAAATTTAACTAAAAACACAACCATAACATTAGAATTATCGTGA
- the murC gene encoding UDP-N-acetylmuramate--L-alanine ligase: MNLNQIQNVYFIGIGGIGMSSLARYFKSIGKNVSGYDKTETELTKELEELEIAILFEDSIDLIPAGYSAENTLVIITPAVPKHHSQWNYFLEHGYEVKKRAEVLGIITKDTFCFAVAGTHGKTTTSSILGHILFQSGVDVTAFVGGIVENYNSNLIGSGKTITVVEADEFDRSFLHLHPNIACVTSMDADHLDIYGDSASIEASFVEFADKVEDKTKLFITNELPIKGVTCAVNEDANFTAFNIRIVNSQYVFDVKTPSETIRNIEFGLPGKHNLMNALMALAMAKTFGLPNEDIASALLSFKGIRRRFSYQIKTDKLVYIDDYAHHPTEINAVHQAVRELYPNQKVLAIFQPHLFSRTKDFADDFAKSLSAFDEVILLDIYPARELPMEGITSQWLMDKMDNSNKKLVQKRELIPTILKSDAAVIVTIGAGDIGEMVQSIKKAINETL; encoded by the coding sequence ATGAATCTAAATCAAATACAGAACGTTTATTTTATAGGAATCGGAGGAATTGGAATGAGCTCTTTGGCTCGCTATTTCAAGTCTATCGGCAAGAATGTGTCTGGTTATGACAAAACCGAAACTGAACTTACAAAAGAGTTGGAAGAACTTGAAATAGCGATTCTTTTTGAAGATTCTATTGATTTAATTCCAGCTGGTTATTCTGCAGAAAACACTTTGGTCATTATTACGCCGGCAGTTCCAAAACACCATTCACAATGGAATTATTTCCTAGAACACGGTTATGAAGTAAAGAAAAGAGCCGAAGTTTTGGGAATTATTACCAAAGATACTTTCTGTTTTGCTGTGGCAGGAACGCACGGAAAGACAACGACTTCCAGTATTTTAGGACATATTTTATTCCAAAGCGGTGTAGATGTTACGGCTTTTGTGGGCGGAATTGTCGAAAATTACAATTCGAATTTGATTGGAAGCGGTAAGACGATTACCGTTGTCGAAGCCGATGAATTCGATCGTTCTTTTCTTCATTTGCATCCCAATATTGCCTGCGTGACCTCGATGGATGCGGATCATTTGGACATTTACGGAGACAGTGCGTCAATTGAAGCATCGTTTGTGGAATTTGCAGACAAAGTGGAAGATAAGACCAAACTTTTTATTACCAATGAGTTGCCTATTAAAGGGGTTACTTGTGCTGTAAATGAAGACGCAAATTTCACCGCTTTTAATATCAGGATAGTCAACAGTCAATATGTTTTTGACGTGAAAACACCATCGGAAACGATACGGAATATAGAATTCGGGTTACCCGGAAAACACAATTTAATGAACGCACTCATGGCATTGGCTATGGCAAAAACTTTCGGCCTCCCAAACGAAGACATCGCTAGTGCCTTGCTTTCATTCAAAGGAATAAGAAGAAGGTTTTCGTACCAAATCAAAACGGACAAATTGGTTTATATCGATGACTATGCGCATCATCCAACCGAAATAAATGCTGTGCATCAAGCGGTTCGAGAATTGTATCCAAACCAAAAAGTGTTGGCTATTTTTCAGCCACATTTGTTTAGCAGGACAAAAGATTTTGCCGATGATTTTGCGAAAAGTCTTTCCGCTTTTGACGAAGTAATCTTGTTGGATATTTATCCGGCCCGAGAATTGCCAATGGAAGGAATTACCTCACAGTGGCTGATGGATAAGATGGATAATTCAAACAAAAAATTAGTTCAAAAACGCGAATTAATTCCTACAATTTTAAAAAGTGACGCAGCCGTTATAGTAACTATTGGTGCGGGAGACATTGGAGAAATGGTTCAATCCATAAAAAAAGCGATAAATGAAACTCTTTAA